The Scomber scombrus chromosome 22, fScoSco1.1, whole genome shotgun sequence genome has a window encoding:
- the LOC134004758 gene encoding thioredoxin reductase 1, cytoplasmic-like isoform X2 — translation MDSQTVPSLGSYDYDLLVIGGGSGGLAVAKEAAARRKKVLILDLEAPTPRGTERELGGSSVNLDSVRKFLQQASLLGKAIKDSQKYGWRLKEEVQHSWSELVEAVQEQVKSRSLELKRELESCGVLYLNAAGEIVAPHTVQVTGINRIKRQLTAETLVIATGDRPQYLGVPGDRQYCITSEDLLSLPHPPGRTLVVGGSAEGLECAGFLSGLGQPVTVTPQPHILSGFDQKMAQKIENHMLVAGVDFLYHCSLTKVEQAGACCEDVLSVTTQQLSRGRRLRVTFVCKDGQTKQEDFDTVLLCVGRKACTGDIGLQCVGVQCSQDGRILVNERDQTSVDHIYAIGSVQHGRPHTTGLSVHSGTLLARRLYAGDSILCDYTNVPTVVLTPVEYAACGLSEEKANLTFGEASIEVYHSYYWPMEWTLPGRNKNSCYVKVICHIPDHERVVGLHAMGPNAGDILQGFVAAMKYGLTKRQLDATVGLHPGSAQVFTSLTQTQRMSEALMVRGNC, via the exons ATGGACTCTCAGACCGTGCCGTCATTGGGGTCCTATGACTACGACCTGCTGGTTATTGGAGGGGGGTCAGGAGGGCTGGCTGTGGCAAAG GAAGCTGCAGCGAGGAGGAAAAAGGTGCTGATCCTTGACCTCGAGGCTCCAACTCCGAGAGGCACAGAGAGGG AGCTTGGAGGTTCCAGTGTCAACTTGGACAGTGTCAGGAAGTTTCTACAACAGGCATCGCTACTTGGAAAAGCTATTAAAGACTCTCAGAAATATGGCTGGAGGCTCAAAGAGGAGG TGCAGCACAGCTGGAGTGAGCTGGTGGAAGCTGTGCAGGAGCAGGTGAAGTCTCGCAGTTTAGAGCTGAAGAGAGAGCTGGAGAGCTGCGGAGTCTTGTACCTCAATGCTGCTGGAGAGATAGTGGCGCCCCACACAGTGCAG GTGACAGGTATAAACAGGATTAAAAGGCAGCTGACAGCAGAGACCTTGGTCATCGCTACAGGAGACAGACCTCAGTATCTGGGCGTACCCGGAGACAGACAGTACTGCATAACCAG CGAGGATCTGCTGTCCCTGCCTCACCCTCCGGGTCGGACCCTGGTGGTAGGCGGCTCCGCAGAGGGGCTGGAGTGCGCAGGTTTCCTGTCTGGACTCGGACAGCCGGTCACCGTCACGCCGCAACCACACATCCTCTCGGGGTTTGATCAGAAAATGGCACAGAAGATAGAAAATCACATGTTAGTTGCCGGAGTGGACTTCCTTTATCACTGTTCCCTCACTAAG GTGGAGCAGGCTGGAGCTTGCTGTGAGGATGTCCTTTCAG TGACGACACAGCAGCTGTCCAGAGGAAGGAGACTCAGAGTGACTTTTGTCTGCAAGGATGGCCAAACTAAACAGGAAGACTTTGACACA GTTCTGCTCTGTGTGGGGAGGAAGGCCTGCACCGGTGACATCGGCCTGCAGTGTGTCGGGGTGCAGTGCAGCCAGGA tggcAGAATCCTGGTGAATGAGCGGGATCAGACCAGTGTAGATCATATTTATGCCATTGGATCGGTGCAGCACGGTCGCCCCCACACAACAGGCCTCTCAGTGCATTCTGGGACGCTGCTGGCCCGTCGGCTTTACGCAGGAGACAGCATCTTG TGTGATTACACCAACGTGCCCACTGTTGTGCTCACGCCAGTAGAATATGCTGCCTGCGGTCTGTCTGAGGAGAAAGCTAACTTAACATTCGGAGAAGCGTCAATAGAG GTGTATCACAGCTACTACTGGCCGATGGAGTGGACTCTTCCTGGCAGGAATAAAAACTCCTGCTATGTTAAAGTCATCTGTCACATCCCAGATCAC GAACGTGTGGTTGGTCTCCATGCCATGGGCCCCAACGCTGGAGATATCCTTCAAGGCTTTGTTGCTGCAATGAAATATGGTCTCACAAAACGACAGCTGGACGCCACTGTGGGCCTCCACCCCGGATCAGCCCAG GTGTTCACCTCTTTGACCCAAACTCAGCGTATGTCCGAGGCCTTGATGGTGAGGGGGAACTGCTGA
- the LOC134004758 gene encoding thioredoxin reductase 1, cytoplasmic-like isoform X1 produces the protein MDSQTVPSLGSYDYDLLVIGGGSGGLAVAKEAAARRKKVLILDLEAPTPRGTERELGGSSVNLDSVRKFLQQASLLGKAIKDSQKYGWRLKEEGNLNMQHSWSELVEAVQEQVKSRSLELKRELESCGVLYLNAAGEIVAPHTVQVTGINRIKRQLTAETLVIATGDRPQYLGVPGDRQYCITSEDLLSLPHPPGRTLVVGGSAEGLECAGFLSGLGQPVTVTPQPHILSGFDQKMAQKIENHMLVAGVDFLYHCSLTKVEQAGACCEDVLSVTTQQLSRGRRLRVTFVCKDGQTKQEDFDTVLLCVGRKACTGDIGLQCVGVQCSQDGRILVNERDQTSVDHIYAIGSVQHGRPHTTGLSVHSGTLLARRLYAGDSILCDYTNVPTVVLTPVEYAACGLSEEKANLTFGEASIEVYHSYYWPMEWTLPGRNKNSCYVKVICHIPDHERVVGLHAMGPNAGDILQGFVAAMKYGLTKRQLDATVGLHPGSAQVFTSLTQTQRMSEALMVRGNC, from the exons ATGGACTCTCAGACCGTGCCGTCATTGGGGTCCTATGACTACGACCTGCTGGTTATTGGAGGGGGGTCAGGAGGGCTGGCTGTGGCAAAG GAAGCTGCAGCGAGGAGGAAAAAGGTGCTGATCCTTGACCTCGAGGCTCCAACTCCGAGAGGCACAGAGAGGG AGCTTGGAGGTTCCAGTGTCAACTTGGACAGTGTCAGGAAGTTTCTACAACAGGCATCGCTACTTGGAAAAGCTATTAAAGACTCTCAGAAATATGGCTGGAGGCTCAAAGAGGAGGGTAATTTAAACA TGCAGCACAGCTGGAGTGAGCTGGTGGAAGCTGTGCAGGAGCAGGTGAAGTCTCGCAGTTTAGAGCTGAAGAGAGAGCTGGAGAGCTGCGGAGTCTTGTACCTCAATGCTGCTGGAGAGATAGTGGCGCCCCACACAGTGCAG GTGACAGGTATAAACAGGATTAAAAGGCAGCTGACAGCAGAGACCTTGGTCATCGCTACAGGAGACAGACCTCAGTATCTGGGCGTACCCGGAGACAGACAGTACTGCATAACCAG CGAGGATCTGCTGTCCCTGCCTCACCCTCCGGGTCGGACCCTGGTGGTAGGCGGCTCCGCAGAGGGGCTGGAGTGCGCAGGTTTCCTGTCTGGACTCGGACAGCCGGTCACCGTCACGCCGCAACCACACATCCTCTCGGGGTTTGATCAGAAAATGGCACAGAAGATAGAAAATCACATGTTAGTTGCCGGAGTGGACTTCCTTTATCACTGTTCCCTCACTAAG GTGGAGCAGGCTGGAGCTTGCTGTGAGGATGTCCTTTCAG TGACGACACAGCAGCTGTCCAGAGGAAGGAGACTCAGAGTGACTTTTGTCTGCAAGGATGGCCAAACTAAACAGGAAGACTTTGACACA GTTCTGCTCTGTGTGGGGAGGAAGGCCTGCACCGGTGACATCGGCCTGCAGTGTGTCGGGGTGCAGTGCAGCCAGGA tggcAGAATCCTGGTGAATGAGCGGGATCAGACCAGTGTAGATCATATTTATGCCATTGGATCGGTGCAGCACGGTCGCCCCCACACAACAGGCCTCTCAGTGCATTCTGGGACGCTGCTGGCCCGTCGGCTTTACGCAGGAGACAGCATCTTG TGTGATTACACCAACGTGCCCACTGTTGTGCTCACGCCAGTAGAATATGCTGCCTGCGGTCTGTCTGAGGAGAAAGCTAACTTAACATTCGGAGAAGCGTCAATAGAG GTGTATCACAGCTACTACTGGCCGATGGAGTGGACTCTTCCTGGCAGGAATAAAAACTCCTGCTATGTTAAAGTCATCTGTCACATCCCAGATCAC GAACGTGTGGTTGGTCTCCATGCCATGGGCCCCAACGCTGGAGATATCCTTCAAGGCTTTGTTGCTGCAATGAAATATGGTCTCACAAAACGACAGCTGGACGCCACTGTGGGCCTCCACCCCGGATCAGCCCAG GTGTTCACCTCTTTGACCCAAACTCAGCGTATGTCCGAGGCCTTGATGGTGAGGGGGAACTGCTGA
- the nfyba gene encoding nuclear transcription factor Y, beta a isoform X1: protein MDGDSSTTDASQLGITGEYMPPGHYVLQSQDDDADDSLNDHDDGGVKENYREQDIYLPIANVARIMKNAVPQTGKIAKDAKECVQECVSEFISFITSEASERCHQEKRKTINGEDILFAMSTLGFDMYVEPLKLYLQKFREAMKGEKGMPGVSVGEGLGEELTDESFSNAMPAGIITADGQQQNVMVYTTSYQQIPTVQQIQFS from the exons atGGACGGAGACAGCTCGACTACCGACGCCTCCCAGCTGGGCATCACTGGGGAATACATGCCACCCGGTCACTACGTGCTCCAGTCTCAAGATG aCGATGCTGATGACAGTCTGAACGATCATGACGACGGTGGTGTGAAAGAGAACTACAGGGAGCAGGACATCTATCTTCCTATCGCCAACGTGGCTCGCATCATGAAGAATGCCGTTCCACAGACTGGAAAG ATTGCCAAAGACGCCAAGGAGTGCGTGCAGGAGTGCGTGAGCGAGTTCATCAGCTTCATCACATCAGAGGCGAGCGAGCGCTGCCACCAAGAGAAGAGGAAGACCATCAACGGAGAGGACATCCTGTTCGCCATGTCCACGCTGGGCTTCGACATGTACGTGGAGCCGCTGAAGCTCTACCTGCAGAAGTTCAGAGAG GCAATGAAGGGGGAAAAGGGAATGCCCGGTGTGTCGGTGGGAGAAGGCCTGGGAGAGGAACTGACAGACGAAAGCTTCT CAAATGCAATGCCAGCTGGGATTATCACAGCAGATGGACAGCAGCAAAACGTCATGGTGTACACCACCTCATATCAACAG ATCCCCACCGTACAGCAGATCCAGTTCTCATGA
- the nfyba gene encoding nuclear transcription factor Y, beta a isoform X2, with protein sequence MDGDSSTTDASQLGITGEYMPPGHYVLQSQDDDADDSLNDHDDGGVKENYREQDIYLPIANVARIMKNAVPQTGKIAKDAKECVQECVSEFISFITSEASERCHQEKRKTINGEDILFAMSTLGFDMYVEPLKLYLQKFREGEKGMPGVSVGEGLGEELTDESFSNAMPAGIITADGQQQNVMVYTTSYQQIPTVQQIQFS encoded by the exons atGGACGGAGACAGCTCGACTACCGACGCCTCCCAGCTGGGCATCACTGGGGAATACATGCCACCCGGTCACTACGTGCTCCAGTCTCAAGATG aCGATGCTGATGACAGTCTGAACGATCATGACGACGGTGGTGTGAAAGAGAACTACAGGGAGCAGGACATCTATCTTCCTATCGCCAACGTGGCTCGCATCATGAAGAATGCCGTTCCACAGACTGGAAAG ATTGCCAAAGACGCCAAGGAGTGCGTGCAGGAGTGCGTGAGCGAGTTCATCAGCTTCATCACATCAGAGGCGAGCGAGCGCTGCCACCAAGAGAAGAGGAAGACCATCAACGGAGAGGACATCCTGTTCGCCATGTCCACGCTGGGCTTCGACATGTACGTGGAGCCGCTGAAGCTCTACCTGCAGAAGTTCAGAGAG GGGGAAAAGGGAATGCCCGGTGTGTCGGTGGGAGAAGGCCTGGGAGAGGAACTGACAGACGAAAGCTTCT CAAATGCAATGCCAGCTGGGATTATCACAGCAGATGGACAGCAGCAAAACGTCATGGTGTACACCACCTCATATCAACAG ATCCCCACCGTACAGCAGATCCAGTTCTCATGA
- the LOC134004760 gene encoding histidine ammonia-lyase-like: protein MPCVSVCVRGEWFRVPFGSPSGSVHLLGIEALRRYYQAKKLEDASGKSEFSMLRCRGGELLQLKDKAEDVLEDNDFVQLVFPGESGKYDFSPRATAAQQSYQEPKEYISLDGNSLTTADLVSLGQGLFKIKLTHVAEEGIKKGREVIDTFIREDRVVYGVNTGFGKFARTLIPKEQLAQLQENLVRSHCAGVGTPLSVERTRMLLVLRINVLAKGHSGVSKETIGAMIKAFNASCLSWVPEQGTVGASGDLAPLAHLTLGLMGEGKMWSPQSGWADAKAVLEGHGLKPILLKPKEGLALINGTQLISSLGSEAVERAIAVTRQADVIAALTLEALKGTTKAFDSAIHAVRPHPGQMEVAERLRSILDSKIFPSQISESQKSFDRVQDAYTLRCIPQVHGVVNDTITFVHKVISTELNSATDNPLVFAETGQTISGGNFHGEYPAKALDYLAIAVHELGSISERRIERLVNPSLSELPAFLVKEGGLNSGFMIAHCTAAALVSENKALCHPASIDSLSTSAATEDHVSMGGWAARKALRVVEHVEQVLAIELLAACQALEFLRPLKSTAPLEKVYQLLRSVVSPWDRDRMMSPDIEAAHVLVRQQNVWKTVEPYMDEYRKKKLKA, encoded by the exons ATGCcctgtgtgtccgtgtgtgttcGGGGCGAGTGGTTTAGGGTCCCCTTCGGCAGCCCCTCGGGATCTGTCCACTTGTTGGGGATCGAGGCCCTGAGACGCTACTACCAAGCCAAGAAGTTGGAGGATGCATCAGGGAAGTCGGAGTTCAGCATGCTGAGGTGTCGGGGTGGAGAGCTCCTGCAACTCAAGGACAAGGCGGAGGATGTTCTGGAGGACAATGACTTTGTGCAGTTGG tctttccAGGGGAGAGCGGCAAATATGACTTTTCTCCACGGGCCACAGCAGC TCAACAATCTTATCAAGAGCCTAAAGAG TACATTTCCCTGGACGGTAACAGTCTGACCACAGCTGATCTGGTCAGCTTGGGCCAAGGCTTGTTCAAAATAAAG TTAACGCATGTGGCCGAGGAAGGGATCAAAAAGGGCAGAGAGGTTATCGATACTTTTATAAGAGAAGACAGAG TGGTGTATGGAGTCAACACTGGTTTTGGGAAGTTTGCACGGACGCTCATACCAAAGGAGCAACTTGC GCAGCTGCAGGAGAATCTGGTTCGCTCTCATTGTGCCG GAGTGGGCACCCCACTGAGCGTAGAGAGGACACGCATGCTGCTGGTCCTGAGAATCAATGTCCTGGCGAAGGGCCACAGTGGCGTCTCCAAGGAAACAATTGGTGCTATGATCAAAGCCTTCAATG CATCCTGTTTGTCCTGGGTGCCAGAGCAGGGCACGGTTGGGGCGAGTGGAGACTTGGCCCCCCTGGCCCACCTCACCCTGGGCCTGATGGGGGAGGGCAAGATGTGGTCACCACAAAGTGGCTGGGCAGATGCCAAAGCA GTGCTGGAGGGCCATGGGCTCAAACCAATTTTGCTGAAACCAAAGGAG GGACTGGCTCTGATCAATGGGACTCAGCTGATCTCGTCTCTGGGGTCGGAGGCTGTGGAGAGAGCTATCGCCGTGACCAGACAAGCAGACGTGATCGCTGCCCTGACTCTGGAGGCACTGAAGGGCACCACAAAGGCCTTCGACAGCG CTATTCATGCAGTGAGACCTCACCCTGGTCAGATGGAGGTGGCTGAGAGGCTTCGCTCTATTTTAGACTCCAAAATCTTTCCTTCACAGATCTCAG AGAGTCAGAAATCATTTGACCGTGTTCAGGATGCCTACACCCTGCGCTGCATCCCAcag GTTCATGGAGTGGTGAACGACACCATCACGTTCGTCCACAAGGTGATTTCCACTGAGCTGAACAGTGCCACTGACAACCCT CTCGTGTTTGCAGAAACTGGGCAGACAATATCTGGAGGGAATTTCCATGGGGAGTATCCAGCCAAG GCCCTGGACTACCTGGCTATAGCTGTGCATGAGCTGGGCAGTATCAGTGAGAGGAGGATTGAGAGGCTGGTAAACCCGTCCCTCAGTGAGCTGCCTGCCTTCCTTGTCAAAGAAGGAGGGTTGAACTCTGGCTTCATGATCGCCCactgcactgctgctgcctTAG TGTCAGAGAATAAGGCTCTGTGCCACCCAGCCTCCATTGACTCCCTGTCCACCAGTGCAGCTACGGAGGACCATGTGTCGATGGGCGGCTGGGCTGCTCGCAAAGCCCTCAGAGTCGTGGAGCATGTGGAGCAAG TGCTTGCCATAGAGCTGCTGGCTGCCTGCCAGGCTCTGGAGTTCCTGCGTCCTCTCAAATCCACTGCTCCTCTGGAGAAGGTCTACCAGCTGCTGCGCTCTGTGGTCAG TCCTTGGGACAGAGACCGCATGATGAGTCCTGACATAGAAGCTGCTCACGTGCTCGTCAGACAGCAAAAT GTCTGGAAGACCGTTGAGCCGTACATGGATGAATACAGGAAGAAGAAGCTGAAGGCATGA